In one window of Dehalococcoidia bacterium DNA:
- a CDS encoding acetyl-CoA hydrolase/transferase C-terminal domain-containing protein → MPSWQEEYQGKLTSAEEAAGLVKSGDLVAFTAGREAHAVGLAIAARLGDLTGVKVLAPSPGYDFGWYDPGWDAAFEITISWPTATAQDMLDERRCDINLPLIIPFGADNVPPNVLLTEVSMPDERGFCSFGASLWTKRQEIEAVRQQGGTVIAEVNDRLIRTYGDNYVHVSEIDYFVEHLSRKGQPGTGSLGGRVVKEPEPYLKDIVTNVASLIKDGDCLQIGVGRTTEPLIRMGLLDGKQDIGFHSEATPPGVISLVREGVINGKRKTLLPERVVVTSIGGGSREDMQWINNNPLFYLVDLLWLEDIRVISQNDNMVAINNALAIDLTGQITAESLGPRLISVAGGQIPFAFGALLSKGGRSITVLPSTAREGTVSRIMPHLPEGTAITLQRNIADLVVTEYGVAKLRNKTIRQRCEELISIAHPDFRAGLKREAHRLYWP, encoded by the coding sequence ATGCCAAGCTGGCAGGAAGAATATCAGGGGAAGCTGACCTCAGCAGAAGAGGCAGCCGGGCTGGTTAAGTCGGGAGACCTTGTAGCCTTCACTGCCGGTCGTGAAGCCCACGCGGTGGGACTGGCGATCGCAGCCCGATTAGGGGATTTAACCGGTGTGAAGGTGCTGGCGCCCTCGCCCGGATATGACTTTGGCTGGTACGACCCCGGATGGGATGCGGCCTTCGAGATAACGATATCGTGGCCCACCGCTACCGCACAGGACATGCTCGACGAGCGCAGGTGCGACATCAACCTGCCGCTGATCATCCCCTTCGGCGCCGATAACGTGCCACCCAACGTGTTGCTCACCGAGGTGTCGATGCCCGACGAGCGCGGCTTCTGCAGTTTCGGCGCGTCGCTGTGGACCAAGCGCCAGGAGATAGAGGCCGTGAGGCAGCAGGGCGGGACAGTTATAGCCGAGGTGAACGACAGGCTAATCCGCACCTACGGTGATAACTACGTGCACGTCTCAGAAATAGACTATTTCGTTGAGCACCTGTCGCGCAAAGGGCAGCCGGGCACCGGCAGCCTTGGCGGGCGTGTGGTGAAGGAGCCCGAGCCCTACCTGAAGGACATCGTCACCAACGTTGCTTCGCTTATCAAGGACGGCGATTGCCTGCAGATAGGCGTCGGTCGCACCACCGAGCCGCTGATAAGGATGGGGCTGCTCGACGGCAAGCAGGACATCGGCTTCCACTCCGAGGCCACCCCCCCCGGCGTTATCTCGCTGGTACGCGAAGGTGTTATTAACGGCAAGCGCAAGACGCTGCTCCCTGAGCGGGTAGTGGTGACATCCATCGGCGGCGGCTCCAGGGAGGACATGCAATGGATCAATAACAACCCGCTGTTCTACCTGGTGGACCTGCTGTGGCTGGAGGACATACGGGTTATCTCCCAGAACGACAACATGGTGGCCATCAACAACGCGCTGGCCATCGACCTGACCGGCCAGATCACTGCCGAGAGCCTGGGGCCGCGGCTCATATCGGTGGCCGGTGGTCAGATACCCTTCGCTTTCGGCGCGCTGCTCTCCAAGGGCGGACGTTCGATAACGGTATTGCCCTCCACCGCTCGTGAAGGCACCGTATCCCGTATCATGCCGCACCTGCCGGAGGGCACAGCGATAACCCTGCAGCGCAACATCGCCGACCTGGTGGTGACCGAGTACGGCGTGGCAAAACTGCGGAACAAGACAATAAGGCAGCGCTGCGAGGAGCTCATCTCAATTGCCCACCCCGACTTTCGCGCCGGGCTGAAAAGGGAGGCCCATAGGCTTTACTGGCCGTAA
- a CDS encoding TIGR01777 family oxidoreductase, with product MRVLITGGTGLIGKALAMELVGRGHDVTLLSRDPKKAIGLPDEVRIERWDAHTADGWASLVDGAGAIVNLSGENIAAGRWTPERKRRIRESRLNAGQAVVRAIETVPNKPGVVVQASGIGIYGDCGDEEVTEETPPGHDFLAQFAIEWEHSTSRLQNLGVRWLAIRTGVVLSSAGGALGRMILPRYFYARRFGSGLQWFPWIHIADEVGAISFLIENEAAYGSFNLSAPNPVTNAMFCERLGKELGRPVPIPIPSSLLSMFLGEMATALLYSQRAVPQRLLQMDFTFRFPGIDLALQDLLR from the coding sequence ATGCGTGTACTGATTACAGGAGGTACCGGGCTTATTGGGAAGGCCCTGGCTATGGAGTTAGTCGGCAGGGGTCATGATGTTACCCTGCTTAGCCGTGACCCTAAAAAAGCTATTGGCCTGCCTGATGAAGTGCGAATCGAGCGTTGGGACGCTCATACTGCCGATGGCTGGGCTTCTCTAGTTGATGGAGCTGGAGCTATAGTAAATCTATCTGGTGAGAACATTGCCGCTGGTCGCTGGACGCCTGAGCGCAAGCGCCGCATACGCGAAAGCCGCCTGAATGCTGGTCAGGCTGTTGTCCGAGCAATTGAAACCGTTCCTAATAAGCCCGGAGTGGTCGTCCAAGCCTCAGGAATAGGCATCTATGGTGATTGTGGAGATGAAGAGGTAACAGAGGAAACACCGCCGGGACATGATTTCTTGGCACAATTCGCTATTGAGTGGGAACACTCTACATCCCGTTTGCAGAATTTAGGAGTGAGATGGTTAGCTATCCGCACTGGAGTCGTGCTTAGCTCGGCAGGTGGCGCACTAGGGCGCATGATACTGCCTCGTTACTTCTATGCGAGGCGTTTCGGAAGTGGACTTCAGTGGTTTCCGTGGATTCACATAGCTGATGAAGTGGGTGCAATTAGCTTTCTGATTGAAAACGAGGCTGCCTACGGATCATTCAACCTATCTGCCCCAAATCCGGTCACCAATGCAATGTTCTGCGAGCGTTTGGGAAAGGAGTTGGGCAGACCAGTACCGATACCCATTCCTTCTTCATTGCTGAGTATGTTCCTCGGAGAGATGGCGACGGCATTGCTTTATAGCCAGAGAGCTGTCCCGCAACGTCTATTACAAATGGATTTCACCTTTCGATTTCCTGGTATTGATCTAGCGTTACAAGATTTGCTACGTTAG
- a CDS encoding leucine-rich repeat domain-containing protein: MKQARIVCILILGVLLIFLLPAPMAIAHDVVNFPDPNLEVAIREAIAKPTGNIYESDLVGLTYLNARHRDITDLTGLEYCSDLIWLWLPRNQISDISPLSSLTSLKGLSLDDNQISDLSPLSSLTSLIGLELGSNQVSDLSPLSSLTSLIGLTLWSNQISDISPLSGLTSLIVLGLEENQISDISPLSSLTNLTNLRLTLNQISDISVLSSLTSLTDLCLWSNQISDISPLSLLTSLIWLGIGDNLISDLSTLSSLTSLRGLELWDNQVSDISSLSSLISLGFLWLQNNQISDISPLVDNPGISSGDYVGLNDNPLSCTSVCTYIPQLEARGVTVDCDIRRLEGDINCDGIIDSADFQLIAQHIVGTITLTGNDFLAADVNDSGTLDSADLQLVAQYLVGTITAFPGGPIIT; the protein is encoded by the coding sequence GTGAAACAGGCAAGGATTGTTTGTATATTAATCTTGGGAGTATTGCTGATATTTCTACTTCCTGCCCCAATGGCTATAGCTCATGATGTGGTCAATTTCCCTGACCCCAATCTTGAGGTGGCGATAAGGGAGGCCATAGCAAAGCCCACTGGCAATATCTACGAGTCTGATTTGGTAGGGCTTACTTATCTTAATGCTCGGCATAGAGACATAACCGACCTTACGGGATTGGAGTATTGCTCTGACCTGATATGGCTGTGGCTTCCTAGGAACCAGATAAGCGATATATCACCCCTCTCTTCACTTACCAGCTTGAAAGGGCTTTCTCTCGACGATAACCAGATAAGCGACCTCTCACCCCTCTCTTCACTCACCAGCCTGATAGGGCTGGAGCTTGGGAGTAACCAGGTAAGCGACCTCTCACCCCTCTCTTCACTCACCAGCCTGATAGGGCTGACTCTTTGGAGTAACCAGATAAGCGACATATCACCGCTCTCAGGCCTCACCAGCCTGATAGTGCTGGGCCTTGAGGAAAACCAGATAAGCGACATATCACCGCTCTCATCACTCACCAACCTGACAAACCTACGTCTCACTTTAAACCAGATAAGCGACATCTCTGTGCTATCAAGCCTCACTAGCCTGACAGACTTGTGTCTTTGGAGTAACCAGATAAGCGACATATCACCCCTCTCTTTGCTCACCAGCCTGATATGGCTGGGTATTGGGGATAACCTGATAAGCGACCTCTCAACCCTCTCTTCACTCACCAGCCTGAGAGGGCTGGAGCTTTGGGATAACCAGGTAAGTGACATATCATCGCTATCTTCACTCATCAGCCTGGGTTTTCTCTGGCTTCAAAATAACCAGATAAGTGACATATCGCCTCTTGTCGATAATCCAGGGATTTCGTCAGGGGATTATGTAGGTTTAAACGACAACCCACTATCTTGCACCTCAGTTTGTACCTACATCCCTCAACTCGAAGCAAGAGGCGTAACGGTTGATTGTGATATACGAAGGCTAGAAGGTGATATTAATTGTGATGGCATTATTGACTCGGCAGACTTTCAGCTAATAGCCCAGCATATAGTGGGAACAATAACGCTAACTGGCAATGATTTCCTCGCCGCTGACGTAAATGATAGCGGCACACTTGACTCAGCAGACCTGCAACTGGTGGCACAATACCTTGTCGGGACGATTACAGCATTCCCTGGGGGACCCATTATTACCTAA
- a CDS encoding leucine-rich repeat domain-containing protein → MKQARIAVVLLLGVLLIFLLPAPMATAHHVVNFPDPNLEAAIREAIAKPTGNIYESDLVGLTNLNASERYITDLTGLEHCTSLIVLELWDNQISDISPLSSLTSLTELYLWWNYISDISPLSSLTSLTRLDLHDNQLSDISPLSSLTSVTYLDLFCNQISDISPLSSLTSLIELDLALNQISDISPLSSLISLTTLWLLSNQISDISPLSSLISLTTLSLPFNQISDISPLSSLTSLTSLGLGGNQISDISPLSSLTSLTHLYLDHNQISDISPLSTLTSLPELVLSENQISDISTLSSLTNLTYLNLGHNQISDIEPLVDNPGIGSGDKVNLSDNPLSCTSFYTYIPQLKVRGVIVYHDWHLQRLEGDVNCDGRIDSADLQLIAQHIVGTITLTGDDFLAADVNDSGTIDAVDLQLMAQYLVGTIPAFPGGMLKP, encoded by the coding sequence GTGAAACAGGCAAGAATAGCAGTGGTATTACTCTTGGGAGTATTGCTGATATTTCTGCTTCCTGCCCCAATGGCTACAGCTCATCATGTGGTCAATTTCCCCGACCCCAATCTTGAGGCGGCGATAAGGGAGGCCATAGCAAAGCCCACTGGCAATATCTACGAGTCTGACTTGGTAGGGCTCACAAATCTTAATGCTTCCGAAAGATACATAACCGACCTTACTGGATTGGAGCACTGCACCAGCCTGATAGTGCTGGAGCTTTGGGATAACCAGATAAGCGACATATCACCGCTCTCTTCACTAACCAGCCTGACAGAGCTGTATCTTTGGTGGAACTATATAAGCGACATATCACCCCTCTCATCACTCACCAGCCTGACACGGCTGGATCTTCACGATAACCAGTTAAGCGATATATCACCCCTCTCATCACTCACCAGCGTGACATACCTGGATCTTTTTTGTAACCAGATAAGCGACATATCACCGCTCTCTTCACTAACCAGCCTGATAGAGCTGGACCTTGCTTTGAACCAGATAAGCGACATATCACCCCTCTCTTCACTCATTAGTCTGACAACACTGTGGCTTTTGTCTAACCAGATAAGTGATATATCACCCCTCTCTTCACTCATTAGTCTGACAACATTGTCTCTACCTTTTAACCAGATAAGCGACATCTCACCCCTTTCATCACTCACCAGCCTAACATCGCTGGGCCTTGGGGGTAACCAGATAAGCGACATATCACCCCTCTCATCACTAACCAGCCTGACGCACCTCTACCTAGATCACAACCAGATAAGCGACATATCACCGCTATCAACCCTCACCAGCCTGCCAGAGCTGGTTCTTTCGGAGAACCAGATAAGCGACATCTCTACGCTATCAAGCCTCACCAACCTGACATACCTCAATCTCGGGCACAACCAGATAAGCGACATAGAGCCTCTGGTCGACAATCCTGGAATCGGTTCAGGGGATAAAGTAAATTTAAGTGACAATCCACTATCTTGTACCTCATTTTATACCTATATTCCACAACTCAAAGTAAGAGGTGTAATAGTTTATCATGACTGGCACTTGCAGAGATTGGAAGGTGATGTTAATTGCGATGGTAGGATTGATTCGGCAGACCTTCAGCTAATAGCACAGCATATAGTGGGAACAATAACGCTAACTGGCGATGATTTCCTTGCAGCTGACGTCAACGACAGCGGCACAATTGACGCAGTAGACCTGCAGTTGATGGCACAATACCTTGTTGGCACGATTCCAGCATTTCCTGGGGGAATGTTGAAACCTTGA
- a CDS encoding CFI-box-CTERM domain-containing protein → MTKKYVFSFFRKFTPLLILLCLLSLLLPAPVAVADGPVNFPDPYLEAIIRGLIGKPIPEEILESDCATIITLPASTSGITDLTGLEYCTNLEKLNIALNQISDLSPLANLTSLTWIWAQVNQISDISPLSNLISLEHIELYNNSISDTSALSNLTNLNWLWLHANQISDLSPLVDNAGLSGGDWVTVCYNPLDADSVNIDIPALQGRGVYISCPVATEDGGCFIATAAYGTSTAEELNTLRAFRDEVLLENSLGSQLVALYYEVSPPVADFISEHEGLRTLVRELLVDPVAWLVEATEAIWGE, encoded by the coding sequence ATGACTAAAAAGTATGTCTTCTCTTTTTTCCGCAAGTTCACACCACTACTTATTCTACTGTGCTTGCTGTCTCTGTTGCTTCCAGCCCCGGTTGCCGTGGCTGATGGTCCAGTCAATTTCCCTGACCCCTACCTTGAGGCTATCATTCGTGGGTTGATAGGAAAGCCTATACCGGAGGAAATTTTAGAATCTGACTGTGCTACGATTATTACCCTTCCGGCCTCAACAAGTGGCATTACCGACCTCACGGGTCTGGAGTACTGCACGAACCTGGAGAAGCTGAACATTGCCTTGAACCAGATAAGCGACCTCTCTCCTCTCGCTAACCTCACCAGCCTTACATGGATCTGGGCCCAGGTGAACCAGATAAGTGACATCTCTCCTCTCTCTAACCTCATCAGCCTGGAGCATATCGAACTTTACAATAACAGCATAAGCGATACCTCGGCTCTATCTAATCTCACCAACCTGAATTGGCTCTGGCTTCACGCGAACCAGATAAGCGACCTATCACCACTCGTGGATAACGCAGGACTTTCAGGGGGGGATTGGGTTACCGTCTGTTACAATCCATTAGATGCGGATTCAGTCAACATAGACATACCTGCACTTCAGGGGAGAGGTGTGTACATATCATGCCCTGTTGCCACGGAAGATGGCGGCTGCTTCATCGCCACCGCGGCCTACGGCACATCGACCGCTGAGGAACTCAATACCCTCAGAGCCTTCAGGGATGAAGTGCTGCTAGAAAATAGCCTCGGCTCCCAGTTAGTGGCTCTCTATTATGAGGTTAGCCCGCCGGTGGCGGACTTCATATCGGAGCATGAGGGGTTAAGGACTTTGGTCAGGGAGCTCTTGGTTGACCCCGTTGCCTGGTTAGTCGAAGCAACGGAGGCTATTTGGGGGGAATAG
- a CDS encoding leucine-rich repeat domain-containing protein — protein sequence MTRKSCFTFLNRLTLAIVLIGLLALLIPGSVAVAADEVDFPDTVLREAIRDAIGGGDITQAKLDLLTSFSYGGSLLPDVTDLTGMEHCTSLTTLGLEENQISDISALSSLTSLTSLSLQNYPWSGNNQISDISPLSSLTSLTWLHLDYNLISDISTLSSLTSLTTLGLEGNLISDISALSSLTSLESLGLILNQISDISALSSLTGLVHLELTGNQISDFTPLSSLANLSTLYLGANHISDISALSSLTSLTDLALSINEISDISALSSLTSLTDLDLTINQISDISALSSLTSLTDLGLSYNQISDISALSSLTSLNILRLIANQISDISPLVANSGLSDGDEVYLVGNPLSAESVNTHIPELEGRGVIVWYYSGEGCFIATAAYGTSTAEEIDTLRAFRDEVLLESTVGSQLVEWYYQTSPPVADFISEHELLRTLVRELVVEPVAWLVEVTGTLWRE from the coding sequence ATGACTAGAAAGAGTTGCTTCACTTTTTTGAATAGGTTGACTCTAGCAATTGTTCTGATAGGCTTGTTGGCGTTGCTAATTCCCGGCTCGGTCGCCGTGGCCGCCGATGAAGTTGACTTCCCAGACACTGTCCTTCGAGAGGCGATAAGGGATGCAATCGGCGGAGGAGACATCACCCAGGCCAAACTTGATCTGCTTACCAGCTTTTCGTACGGGGGTTCGCTTCTTCCTGACGTTACCGATCTTACCGGAATGGAGCACTGTACCAGCCTGACTACGCTCGGCCTCGAGGAGAACCAGATAAGCGACATTTCTGCGCTATCAAGCCTCACCAGCCTGACTTCACTGTCGCTTCAGAACTACCCGTGGAGTGGGAACAACCAGATAAGCGACATCTCTCCTCTATCAAGCCTCACCAGCCTGACGTGGCTCCACCTAGATTACAACCTGATAAGCGACATCTCTACGCTATCAAGCCTCACCAGCCTGACTACGCTCGGCCTCGAGGGGAACCTGATAAGCGACATCTCTGCGCTATCAAGCCTCACCAGCCTGGAAAGCCTTGGCCTCATACTGAACCAGATAAGCGACATCTCTGCGCTATCAAGCCTCACCGGCCTGGTGCATCTCGAACTTACTGGCAACCAAATAAGCGACTTCACGCCGTTATCCAGCCTCGCCAACTTGTCCACGCTTTATCTTGGTGCGAATCATATAAGCGACATCTCTGCGCTATCAAGCCTCACCAGCCTGACAGATCTCGCCCTAAGCATTAACGAGATAAGTGATATCTCTGCGCTGTCAAGCCTCACCAGCCTGACAGATCTCGACCTAACTATCAACCAGATAAGCGACATCTCTGCGCTGTCAAGCCTCACCAGCCTGACAGATCTCGGCCTAAGCTATAACCAGATAAGCGATATCTCTGCGCTATCAAGCCTCACCAGCCTGAATATTCTCCGCCTAATTGCCAACCAGATAAGTGACATTTCACCACTCGTAGCGAACTCAGGACTTTCAGATGGGGATGAGGTTTACCTTGTGGGCAATCCATTAAGTGCGGAGTCCGTCAACACACACATACCTGAACTTGAGGGGAGAGGTGTGATTGTGTGGTACTATAGTGGCGAAGGCTGCTTCATCGCCACCGCAGCCTACGGGACATCGACAGCCGAGGAAATAGACACTCTCAGGGCCTTCAGGGATGAAGTACTACTGGAAAGCACAGTGGGCTCTCAACTTGTGGAGTGGTATTACCAGACCAGCCCTCCGGTGGCGGACTTCATATCGGAGCATGAGCTGTTAAGGACTTTGGTCAGGGAGCTTGTGGTTGAGCCTGTTGCTTGGTTAGTCGAAGTCACGGGGACCCTCTGGCGAGAATAG
- a CDS encoding CFI-box-CTERM domain-containing protein, which produces MKIKEIAVILLLGILLVTACTSSSTPPDTETVTADVQIITENLNCNDISLGPLNCQCFLTGTVRNIGDGDATSVVVKAEFFDTYGTRLGDESDVAGSTGDLSVGESASYSMSFKESECPVTYAVWAEWKESGDEGCFIATAAYGTSTAGEIDTLRAFRDEVLLQNSLGSQLVAFYYEVSPPVADFISEHEPLRTLVRELLVEPVVWVVEATGTPWQD; this is translated from the coding sequence ATGAAAATCAAGGAGATTGCCGTAATATTGCTTCTGGGTATATTGCTTGTAACAGCCTGCACAAGTTCGTCCACACCGCCAGATACAGAGACGGTCACAGCCGATGTCCAAATTATCACCGAAAACTTGAACTGCAATGATATATCGCTAGGGCCTCTTAACTGCCAGTGCTTCCTAACGGGCACCGTCAGGAATATTGGAGATGGAGATGCCACTTCGGTAGTGGTTAAGGCCGAGTTCTTCGATACTTATGGCACAAGGCTCGGTGATGAATCAGATGTAGCAGGTAGCACAGGCGATTTAAGCGTAGGAGAATCGGCCAGCTACTCTATGAGTTTCAAAGAGTCAGAATGTCCGGTTACCTACGCGGTGTGGGCAGAATGGAAAGAATCGGGGGATGAAGGCTGCTTCATCGCCACCGCAGCCTACGGCACATCGACCGCCGGGGAAATAGACACTCTCAGAGCTTTCAGAGATGAAGTGCTGCTACAAAATAGCCTCGGCTCCCAGTTGGTGGCTTTCTATTACGAGGTTAGCCCGCCGGTGGCGGACTTCATATCGGAGCATGAGCCGTTGAGGACTTTGGTCAGGGAGCTCTTGGTTGAGCCTGTTGTTTGGGTGGTCGAAGCCACGGGGACTCCCTGGCAAGATTAG
- a CDS encoding CFI-box-CTERM domain-containing protein, producing the protein MKIKEIAVILPLGILLVIACTCQSTEPEPTPTPTPEPTIAGVQIITENLNCHEISLEPFNCECYLTGTVRNIMDVDAPTVVVKATFFNAYGTKVRDESDIPGDLSAGESASYSITIRESACPSTYEVWADWEGSNEGEGCFIATAAYGTSTAGEIDTLRAFRDEVLLQNSLGSPLVAFYYEVSPPVADFISEHEPLRTLVRELLVEPVVWVVEATGTLWQD; encoded by the coding sequence ATGAAAATCAAGGAGATTGCCGTAATATTGCCTCTGGGTATATTGCTTGTAATAGCCTGCACATGTCAGTCCACAGAACCAGAGCCAACGCCAACGCCAACACCAGAGCCGACCATAGCCGGTGTCCAAATCATCACCGAAAACCTGAACTGCCATGAGATATCGCTAGAGCCTTTTAACTGCGAGTGCTACCTAACGGGCACAGTCAGAAATATTATGGATGTAGACGCCCCGACGGTAGTGGTTAAGGCCACGTTCTTCAATGCTTACGGCACAAAGGTCCGTGATGAATCAGATATACCCGGCGATTTAAGCGCAGGAGAATCGGCCAGCTACTCTATTACGATCCGTGAGTCAGCATGTCCGAGCACCTACGAGGTATGGGCAGATTGGGAAGGATCGAATGAAGGTGAAGGCTGCTTCATCGCCACAGCAGCCTACGGGACATCGACCGCCGGGGAAATAGACACTCTCAGAGCTTTCAGAGATGAAGTGCTGCTACAAAATAGCCTCGGCTCCCCGTTGGTGGCTTTCTATTACGAGGTTAGCCCGCCAGTGGCGGACTTTATATCGGAGCATGAGCCGTTGAGGACTTTAGTCAGGGAGCTCTTGGTTGAGCCTGTTGTTTGGGTGGTCGAAGCCACGGGGACTCTCTGGCAAGATTAG
- a CDS encoding HgcAB-like fusion protein, whose protein sequence is MGAKQAIRTAIATLFRLFPLSVEPGLRVLGNPDERSPVFVTANFDLTVKRLTRHLRYLDCYLLVAPTGGINVWCAAKGGKFTAHSVISVVRTSRIGERVTNRTLILPQLAAPGIDTRLVRKETGWRCKFGPVYARDIPGYVTNSFKKTDDMRRVKWPLIDRLDAGIGVFFSMFLLILVILAIFGTSWLVEFVVLSWGLFFLMYGFYPLIPGRVGWHKLLFLEGLIAAGLLVYVSLGAGQSWYILDLFFMAMGLVIIIGTDFSGVTPLYKSDLDPLLDRIGIRQIGPINFGERARIKRGEISLDEANCTACGICYDVCPRGVYDIERGWHKRVIMKYPGRCERCEACILQCPRGAISIAT, encoded by the coding sequence ATGGGAGCTAAGCAGGCCATCAGAACAGCCATAGCAACCCTGTTCCGCTTATTCCCCCTTTCCGTGGAGCCAGGACTGAGGGTTTTAGGTAATCCCGATGAGAGGAGCCCCGTTTTCGTCACCGCCAATTTCGACCTCACTGTGAAAAGGCTTACAAGGCACCTGAGGTACTTGGACTGTTATTTGTTGGTAGCCCCAACAGGCGGCATAAATGTCTGGTGTGCCGCCAAGGGCGGCAAATTCACTGCCCATTCGGTGATCTCGGTGGTTAGAACGTCGAGAATCGGCGAGAGGGTAACCAACCGAACACTGATACTGCCTCAGCTCGCTGCCCCAGGTATCGATACTCGTCTGGTGAGGAAGGAGACGGGCTGGCGCTGCAAGTTTGGCCCGGTGTATGCCAGGGACATACCTGGATACGTGACCAATAGCTTCAAGAAGACCGATGACATGCGCCGCGTCAAGTGGCCCCTTATCGACCGACTGGACGCAGGCATAGGAGTCTTCTTCTCCATGTTTCTCCTCATCCTGGTAATCCTGGCTATCTTCGGCACGTCCTGGCTTGTCGAGTTTGTGGTGTTGAGCTGGGGACTTTTCTTCCTGATGTACGGCTTCTATCCTCTCATTCCGGGTAGAGTAGGGTGGCATAAATTGCTTTTCCTGGAGGGGCTAATAGCAGCAGGGCTTCTAGTATATGTTTCCCTCGGTGCGGGGCAATCGTGGTATATCCTCGACCTGTTCTTTATGGCCATGGGGCTTGTCATAATAATTGGCACCGATTTTAGCGGGGTAACCCCGTTATATAAGAGTGACCTTGACCCCCTGCTAGATAGAATAGGCATAAGGCAAATTGGGCCGATAAACTTTGGGGAGCGGGCCAGAATAAAAAGGGGGGAAATAAGTCTCGATGAAGCTAACTGCACTGCCTGTGGTATATGCTACGATGTCTGCCCCCGGGGGGTCTATGACATTGAGAGGGGCTGGCACAAGAGGGTGATAATGAAATACCCGGGACGCTGTGAGAGATGTGAAGCATGCATTCTCCAATGTCCCAGGGGAGCCATCTCCATCGCAACCTAG
- the cpaM gene encoding corrinoid protein-associated methyltransferase CpaM, with the protein MVSYAFMKVLESSPQRYDTGINLLSLGHSNRVQRDIVESYITAGDEVLEIGCGTGTMAILCAEKGASVVGFDTSYRMLAIAIRKAGERNLTDKIQFREMAATEMDNNFSDGTFDKIVSTLVFSEFYPDEQKYVLREANRILRPGGLLIIADEVRSNSPWKRILHLLVRVPLVVITYILIQASTKALKGIEDALTDSGFEIIYQKRSFLDSFGLYVARKS; encoded by the coding sequence ATGGTAAGCTATGCATTTATGAAAGTCCTTGAGTCGTCACCGCAGCGCTACGACACCGGTATCAATCTGCTATCGTTAGGGCACAGTAACAGGGTTCAGCGGGATATCGTTGAAAGCTATATAACAGCCGGCGACGAAGTCCTTGAAATAGGTTGTGGTACCGGGACGATGGCAATACTCTGTGCCGAGAAAGGCGCATCGGTAGTCGGATTTGACACTTCGTATCGGATGCTGGCTATTGCGATAAGAAAAGCGGGTGAGCGAAATTTGACCGACAAAATTCAATTTCGAGAAATGGCTGCCACTGAAATGGATAACAACTTTAGTGATGGAACCTTCGATAAGATCGTGAGCACTCTGGTATTCAGTGAGTTCTATCCTGATGAACAGAAGTACGTACTGCGGGAAGCAAATAGAATCCTGAGACCCGGCGGGCTCCTCATCATCGCCGATGAAGTTAGGTCAAATTCGCCGTGGAAGCGCATTTTGCATTTATTGGTTCGCGTCCCACTAGTGGTAATAACCTATATCCTGATACAGGCGTCAACCAAAGCATTGAAGGGCATCGAGGATGCTCTGACCGACAGTGGATTCGAAATCATTTACCAAAAAAGAAGCTTTCTTGATTCCTTTGGGCTCTATGTGGCTAGGAAGAGTTAG